From the genome of candidate division KSB1 bacterium:
CGATGCATTTCCCCGAGCCGGTTATTTCGGTGGCGATCGAGCCCAAAACCAAGGCCGACCAGGATGCGCTGGGAGAGTCACTCGCCAAGCTGGCCGAGGAAGACCCCACTTTCAAAGTTCGCACCGACGAGGAAACGGGCCAGACTTTGATTGCAGGCATGGGCGAGCTGCATCTGGAAATTCTCGTTGACCGCTTGGTGCGCGAGTTCAAGGTTCATGCCAACGTTGGCAAGCCGCAGGTGGCCTACAAGGAGACCATTCGCAAAAAAGTGGAGGGCGTGGGCAAGTTCATCCGGCAAAGCGGCGGGCGCGGCCAGTATGGCCATGTCGTCATCGAGCTCGAGCCCAATGAGCCGGGCAAGGGTTTTGAATTCGAAAGCAAGATCATCGGCGGTGTGGTTCCGAAGGAATACATCAAGCCGACGATGGAGGGCATACAGGAGGCCATGCAAAACGGGGTGCTCGCGGGCTACCCGGTGGTTGATGTGAAAGCCAGCCTGATCGACGGCTCATATCACGAAGTGGATTCTTCCGAAATGGCCTTCAAGATCGCCGGTTCGATGGCATTCAAGGATGCCGCCAAAAAAGCATCGCCGGTTTTGCTGGAACCCGTGATGGACGTCGAGGTGGTGGTGCCGGAAAATTACATGGGCGATGTCATGGGTGATCTGAATTCCCGGCGCGGTCGCATTCGCGGCATGTTTCCGCGCGGCCACGCCCAGGTGATTGCCGCCAGCGTGCCGCTGAGCGAGATGTTCGGTTATGCGACCACCCTGCGCTCGATTACACAGGGTCGCGCCATTTACACCATGCAGTTTTCCCACTACGATCAGGTGCCCCAGTCGATTGCGGACACTCTGACCGAAAGCGTCAAGAGCCAAAGATGATTGATCGCGGTGTTTCGCCGGATCGCTTAACCGTCTGATGCTGTCAACAATGACTTCATCCCAACGTTCCCATCGGGAGGATTGATTCATGGCAAAACAAAAGTTTGTGCGTACCAAGCCGCATGTGAATATCGGCACGATTGGTCATGTCGATCACGGCAAAACCACGCTGACGGCGGCTATCACACAGGCGCTCGAAAAGAAAGGTCTGGCGCAGTTCAAGAGCTACGATCAGATCGACAATGCACCCGAAGAAAAGGCACGTGGTATCACGATCAACACCGCGCATGTCGAATATGAAACCGAGAAGCGTCACTATGCCCACGTGGACTGCCCCGGCCATGCCGACTACGTCAAGAACATGATCACCGGTGCGGCCCAGATGGACGGTGCCATTCTGGTGGTGAGCGCCGCCGACGGCCCCATGCCACAAACCCGCGAGCACATCCTGCTGGCGCGCCAGGTCGGGGTGCCTTACATCGTTGTGTTCCTGAACAAGGTTGACATGGTCGATGATCCCGAACTGCTGGAGCTGGTCGAGCTGGAATTGCGCGACCTGCTCAAACAATATCAGTTCCCGGGTGACGAGATTCCGATCATTCGTGGCAGCGCGCTGGAGGCACTGAGCCATCCCAATGACCCGGTCAAGAACAAGCCGTTGTACGATTTGATGGATGCGGTCGATCGTTATATTCCGACGCCGGTTCGCGACGTTGACAAACCTTTCCTGATGCCGGTGGAAGACGTGTTCTCCATCACCGGTCGCGGCACGGTCGGCACCGGTCGTATCGAGCGTGGTCGCATCAAAGTCGGTGATGAAGTGGAAATCGTTGGTTTGGGTGCCAAGCGCAAATCCGTGGTGACCGGCATCGAGATGTTCCGCAAACTGCTCGATCAGGGAGAAGCCGGCGACAACGTCGGTTTGTTGCTGCGCGGCGTCGACAAGGAGGAGCTGGAACGCGGCATGGTCATCGCGGCGCCCGGGACGATCACCCCGCACACCAAGTTCACGGCGGAGGTGTACGTGCTGAAGAAAGAAGAAGGCGGCCGCCACACGCCATTCTTCAACGGTTACCGTCCGCAGTTTTACTTCCGCACCACCGATGTCACCGGCGTGGCGCATCTGCCGCCCGGCGTGGAGATGGTGATGCCCGGGGACAACATCACCATGGAAGTCGAGCTGATCACTCCCATTGCCATGGATGAAGGCTTGCGCTTTGCCATCCGCGAAGGCGGCCGCACCATTGGTGCCGGCGCGGTGGCGAAGATCAAGGAGTAATGGCAAGGCAGAAGGCGCGGCCCGCGTGCGAAATGGGCATCGTGAAGCGAGCGATGCCCTTTGTTTTGTTGGGAGGCCTGCGAAATTCCTGGTGACATGAATTGCAATTGTAACTTCGGAGTGAGTTCGTCGTGGTTGGACAAAAGATACGGATCAAGCTCAAGGCGCACGATCACCGGTTGATCGACAAATCGACCGACAAGATTATTCGAACGGCGAAGCAGACGGGCGCTGCCATTTCCGGCCCGATCCCTCTCCCGACGAAACGATCCATCTACACGGTGCTGCGCTCGCCCCACGTGGACAAGAAATCGCGCGAGCAATTCGAGACGCGCATCCACAAGCGTTTGATCGACATTCTCAATTCAAACGCCAAGACGGTGGACGCGTTGATGAAGCTGGAATTGCCCGCGGGCGTCGATGTCGAGATCAAAGTCTGAGGCCGCACCCCGTGCCGGATGTGACAAAGGATTGGATTCAAACTTGCAAGGGCGATTATGACTGGCTTGATCGGTAGAAAGCTGGGGCAGTCCCGTATCTTCGATGAAAAGGGCAACAGCGTGCCGGTGACGGTGGTGCTGGCCGGACCGTGCTATGTCTCCGAGATCCGCACCCGCGAAAAACACGGCTAC
Proteins encoded in this window:
- the tuf gene encoding elongation factor Tu → MAKQKFVRTKPHVNIGTIGHVDHGKTTLTAAITQALEKKGLAQFKSYDQIDNAPEEKARGITINTAHVEYETEKRHYAHVDCPGHADYVKNMITGAAQMDGAILVVSAADGPMPQTREHILLARQVGVPYIVVFLNKVDMVDDPELLELVELELRDLLKQYQFPGDEIPIIRGSALEALSHPNDPVKNKPLYDLMDAVDRYIPTPVRDVDKPFLMPVEDVFSITGRGTVGTGRIERGRIKVGDEVEIVGLGAKRKSVVTGIEMFRKLLDQGEAGDNVGLLLRGVDKEELERGMVIAAPGTITPHTKFTAEVYVLKKEEGGRHTPFFNGYRPQFYFRTTDVTGVAHLPPGVEMVMPGDNITMEVELITPIAMDEGLRFAIREGGRTIGAGAVAKIKE
- the rpsJ gene encoding 30S ribosomal protein S10; translated protein: MVGQKIRIKLKAHDHRLIDKSTDKIIRTAKQTGAAISGPIPLPTKRSIYTVLRSPHVDKKSREQFETRIHKRLIDILNSNAKTVDALMKLELPAGVDVEIKV